The following proteins come from a genomic window of Tenebrio molitor chromosome 9, icTenMoli1.1, whole genome shotgun sequence:
- the LOC138138787 gene encoding uncharacterized protein isoform X5 — protein MFSCPWMTPKFDFSELRNLKFRWIPDFRIGDMSCDLPMSCLDLSLNLGNLRIEGEYEANNTTLRRWLPVSHVGRIVIGFSNVKANGKVGLLLKQDSFVPQNYDIKYEPTDVVVRVSYHVDGDNEVENEITNSDIEATLGKTVWVQLTEILSNLLHKQLGEVVVEFSVTELLMDRDEEYREYIREQASRANKLLDSLLCSAKDYLVAKPLRTVATPPFDVVFKGKVSGVQQGTFSTGEGFLQDLATLTRLHSFSLYEDKNKLTIYGGISLRDFKHGYEDYQGEYEETKVNGSIRGAVYKNQIFVKITVKKEGERCSTQLDSVQVTAVKDIDIDISGLASLSWLTTKLKSWVIGHLRQKALPVLEAYVRESLVHAITNTDCVAQLVD, from the exons TTGATTTCAGCGAGCTGCGCAACCTGAAGTTCCGCTGGATCCCGGACTTTCGCATCGGCGACATGTCCTGCGACCTGCCGATGTCCTGCCTGGACCTCAGCCTGAATCTCGGCAACCTGCGAATCGAAGGAGAGTACGAAGCCAACAACACAACACTCCGACGATGGCTGCCCGTATCTCATGTAGGCCGCATAGT GATCGGCTTCAGCAACGTCAAGGCCAACGGCAAAGTCGGACTGCTGCTCAAGCAGGATTCTTTCGTCCCGCAGAATTACGACATCAAATATGAACCGACGGACGTCGTGGTTAGG GTTAGCTATCATGTGGACGGCGACAACGAAGTAGAAAATGAAATTACCAATTCAGATATAG AGGCGACACTGGGCAAGACGGTGTGGGTCCAGCTCACCGAGATATTGTCGAACCTGTTGCACAAGCAGCTGGGGGAGGTGGTGGTGGAGTTTTCCGTCACCGAACTCCTGATGGACAGGGATGAGGAGTACAG GGAATACATTAGGGAACAGGCGTCGCGAGCCAACAAACTCCTCGACTCGCTCCTCTGCTCCGCCAAGGACTACCTGGTGGCGAAGCCGTTGCGGACGGTGGCGACGCCCCCCTTCGACGTGGTCTTCAAAGGGAAAGTGTCTGGGGTGCAACAAGGGACGTTCAGCACCGGCGAGGGCTTCCTCCAGGACCTGGCCACGTTGACGCGGCTGCACAGTTTCAGCCTGTACgaagacaaaaacaaactgACGATTTACGGAGGGATCAGTTTGAGGGACTTCAAA CACGGCTACGAGGACTATCAAGGGGAATACGAGGAGACGAAAGTGAATGGTAGCATCAGAGGGGCCGTCTACAAGAACCAGATTTTCGTCAAGATCACTGTGAAAAAGGAGGGGGAGCGGTGTTCCACCCAGTTGGACTCCGTCCAAGTAACGGCGGTCAA GGACATAGACATCGACATTTCCGGTCTGGCCTCCCTCAGCTGGCTGACGACCAAACTCAAGTCCTGGGTGATCGGCCACCTACGTCAGAAGGCCCTGCCCGTCCTGGAGGCTTACGTCAGGGAGTCCCTGGTCCACGCCATCACCAACACGGATTGCGTCGCTCAACTTGTCGattaa
- the LOC138138787 gene encoding uncharacterized protein isoform X6 — MSVDDTKIELRNLKFRWIPDFRIGDMSCDLPMSCLDLSLNLGNLRIEGEYEANNTTLRRWLPVSHVGRIVIGFSNVKANGKVGLLLKQDSFVPQNYDIKYEPTDVVVRVSYHVDGDNEVENEITNSDIEATLGKTVWVQLTEILSNLLHKQLGEVVVEFSVTELLMDRDEEYREYIREQASRANKLLDSLLCSAKDYLVAKPLRTVATPPFDVVFKGKVSGVQQGTFSTGEGFLQDLATLTRLHSFSLYEDKNKLTIYGGISLRDFKHGYEDYQGEYEETKVNGSIRGAVYKNQIFVKITVKKEGERCSTQLDSVQVTAVKDIDIDISGLASLSWLTTKLKSWVIGHLRQKALPVLEAYVRESLVHAITNTDCVAQLVD, encoded by the exons CGAGCTGCGCAACCTGAAGTTCCGCTGGATCCCGGACTTTCGCATCGGCGACATGTCCTGCGACCTGCCGATGTCCTGCCTGGACCTCAGCCTGAATCTCGGCAACCTGCGAATCGAAGGAGAGTACGAAGCCAACAACACAACACTCCGACGATGGCTGCCCGTATCTCATGTAGGCCGCATAGT GATCGGCTTCAGCAACGTCAAGGCCAACGGCAAAGTCGGACTGCTGCTCAAGCAGGATTCTTTCGTCCCGCAGAATTACGACATCAAATATGAACCGACGGACGTCGTGGTTAGG GTTAGCTATCATGTGGACGGCGACAACGAAGTAGAAAATGAAATTACCAATTCAGATATAG AGGCGACACTGGGCAAGACGGTGTGGGTCCAGCTCACCGAGATATTGTCGAACCTGTTGCACAAGCAGCTGGGGGAGGTGGTGGTGGAGTTTTCCGTCACCGAACTCCTGATGGACAGGGATGAGGAGTACAG GGAATACATTAGGGAACAGGCGTCGCGAGCCAACAAACTCCTCGACTCGCTCCTCTGCTCCGCCAAGGACTACCTGGTGGCGAAGCCGTTGCGGACGGTGGCGACGCCCCCCTTCGACGTGGTCTTCAAAGGGAAAGTGTCTGGGGTGCAACAAGGGACGTTCAGCACCGGCGAGGGCTTCCTCCAGGACCTGGCCACGTTGACGCGGCTGCACAGTTTCAGCCTGTACgaagacaaaaacaaactgACGATTTACGGAGGGATCAGTTTGAGGGACTTCAAA CACGGCTACGAGGACTATCAAGGGGAATACGAGGAGACGAAAGTGAATGGTAGCATCAGAGGGGCCGTCTACAAGAACCAGATTTTCGTCAAGATCACTGTGAAAAAGGAGGGGGAGCGGTGTTCCACCCAGTTGGACTCCGTCCAAGTAACGGCGGTCAA GGACATAGACATCGACATTTCCGGTCTGGCCTCCCTCAGCTGGCTGACGACCAAACTCAAGTCCTGGGTGATCGGCCACCTACGTCAGAAGGCCCTGCCCGTCCTGGAGGCTTACGTCAGGGAGTCCCTGGTCCACGCCATCACCAACACGGATTGCGTCGCTCAACTTGTCGattaa